gatGTGCGTTTTTCGAGCATTGTTGCAAACAATAGCTCCGTGATCTTGGCAGGACATGTTTGAGTTCAGTGGCAAGGAAGCCTCAACAACTGGTGACATCCAGTTGCAGAAGGCGATTTCAAGATtgaatgtaatttttattaacatCAGTAGCTTTTTTGGGGATTCAACCTCAACTTATCCGTTGCATGTCAGACATTCCAGACCACTCAGCCACAGCTGCAATTGGGCTTGCACTGATTTTGACCCAGTGCGCATTTAATTAAGGCAGACTGCATTGGCAAATCTTTAGGGCAATATATTTTAGAGAGCTCGAAGAGTCTTAACAGTATGTCCCCATAAAGACTTGCTGTATATGCACCCAGGTGGTTAATGATAGGCTGCATAAACCATGTATACGTCCCAGTTTAATAAAAGGATACTCAAGCAGATGTAAGTTCAATTGCTTTATACAGTACAACAGATCATACCAATTTGACCAATGGTTAGGATTGTAGAACTACTTGCTCCATTCTACGATATGCTGCTGGCCTTTTTCACATATATCTTAAAAAGTTTCACTTCTACTTGAGGTATATTCACATTATAAAcagaaatataaatatgcttAATATAAGCTGTATTGTGATCAGAATCTTTCGAGCCAGGCCAAAACGTGTCAATCATTGTGGTAAAAAGCGTGAAGACATTGGTCAAAGGTGCATGGAGGTACCAAGCAATTGCATTACCTATGTCATAGTCTATTTAAAATCAACATGACACAAGTATCAATACAACTACTACCATAAGAGAATGCTAACAGCTAACATTCTCTTCAGTTGTAACTCTTCTAAACACTTGTAATACCTGAATGTTCTTGTGTAGGTTGACAGGAGGTCAGAAGAGAATAGTGTACGCAAGTTAGTGATAAAAGCAGGCAGCTGTGCACCAGCATAAAAATAAACTGCTATAGGAGATATAAAGAGCTGATTACCTACACGTATATCATCAGTATCAAGTATTGATATTCTTGTGAGTTAATCAAGCCTCAACTAGACTAGTTTTAAACGACTAAAGAATCAGTTCTAAAAAGAAAAAGGACTTATTTCGAGCACCTACGTTAACTGCAACCGGACTACAAAGTTGCTCTACAACAGTTAAGTAACTAAGGCTAATGGCTACAAAAAATCTACAATAAATAGTGAAGTTATACAGCAAAACTGCATGTTGTTTAACTGCGCTTAACGCAAAGAAACTTGCTGTCTGCGTTATACGCTTTTGCAAAATAAGCTCTACTCCAATAACATACAATATTTCAATCATATAAAAATAGCCTGGTTTTATGGCATGCTTTAGCgcacaatttatttttgttgattGCGTCTGCCTTTCTTATGTCTATGACTCATTCTACAGGGTTCAGCCTGCTCAAAGTGGTTGACACGTGATTTAGGGAAAGCCATCTGATCTCTGGAAGCTTCTATGGCAGTGTCGTAGTTCTCAGTTAGGCCAATCTCATAGGCTCTCTTAGAAGCACTCTGTACAGCATTTAAAAGAGCAGATCTGAAGCCTGCGTTCTCGAGCTCAAATACTCCACTGATGGTCGACCCGGATGGTGAACAGACGGAGTCCTTGAGTTCACCAGGATGTGTCCGCGTGTCCATGACCATCTTAGCTGAGCCCTGAATAGAAGTCAAGTCTAGAAAATATCTCTCAAAATCTAACGGAgataaaataacttttattaaaataatctaACACTCTTGTATGAAAGAGTCTAGAGAGATGAAGAAGAGAAGAGACAAGAGATGTATTGATGAGATATGCCTGTAATACTTACAATCATAGTTTGAGCAGCAAGGCGAGAGGCAGACTCTCTAGATAAACCCATTTTTACACCTCCATCGGTTAGAGCCTCCAGAGCCATGAACATCTGTCAATAGGCACACATATGTCAATAGAAACATAAGAGCTAAAAGGTTGTCTGCTCTCGTATTGAGCATCCAAGTGAACACAACTTAGAGCTGAAGGTGATTCTTAACAAAACATTCTACATAGCGAAGGTGTTCGCTACATATTTATGTCGCTGACGCTGTAATTTATCATTAGTCTCACATTAAACCCATTTTAATGCACCTCTACGAATGTAACAGCACTTAGTAAGACAAGATAGCACTTCAATGGTCTTCAGTAACAGCTAAAAACATCTCTACGAAAATGAGCAACTCCTATCGGTACCATGCGCACGTTAGCAACACTGTGTAACATGTCAACATGTGTAGATTTCACACTGGTAACATCTGTAGGCTTTAGATATGGTACTTGGTTGTAGCAGCTGTATAGTGAATACAGGTAGTTAAAACAGTGTTAACATGTCATATAACAGTGTTACGGGTAATGTGCACGAGTTGTGTCACTGCAAGGAGTGACGAGTCTCAGCTGCAGGTCTCTTGAGTTTAGAAATAATCAAGCTCTTGTGAAGTACTTATAAGTTATAAACAGTCAGTGAGCGCACAACTCCTTGAGCACCTGACACGCATGAAGAAAAGTAGTGACATAAAGGTGATCTTATTAGCGTTTCCTAAATGAGATATCAAAGGAAAATAAGAGTGCATGAATATTAAATAGCCTTTCATACAGTTCACCTTTGGTAGGGGTATACCATAAATACTATACGgtatgaaatatatttgtactaggggcaactatattttatattactttataaaTATAACCTTGTTCTCTCGCAATATTTAAAAAGATAGATTATAATGATTTtgattatttatattggagTGGAGGCATTGGCCAAAGCAGCTGTAGTTAGTTTCTGAGAGCTTCTTATACACCTCTAAAGGAGCTTTCGGCAGccatttgtttattattgtaaaacttatCATGTCAAGCCTGAAGACTAAAATATCAAGCTTAGGTGTTAACTGGCCAGGTGAAAGCAGAGTATAAAAGGTAGATatttacagtagacgctcctacaacataaataatctgctCTGAGAATGCTAACGTAATAGGGACTTTACATTATACGAGCAGTAAATATATGTGAATCGCCTAATCCCTTCTACGATCTTCCAAAACTCACCTCTTTGGTCCTTCAAATAAGAGAAAAACTAAatgtaactttttaattttatgactGTTCAATATTTTTGGCTTATATCGGCAACTTTTCTTTATTGGTAAATTGTCACCTTATCATTTTTACTCGGTTTATGGTTCACGATTACGATACTTTCATATTAATTTAAGGCGagtgcacaccttcaatgtcagtTTAAGTCGATTTGTTTCACTTTTTTATAAACATCAAGGTCTATGAtggaaagaaaaataaaaaaatattgtgtatgtctaaaataaaaacaagaatATATATACTCGTGTAAGactggtgtctgtctgtccattgGTCAGAGTTAAAGGTTAGGATAGAATATCGATTGCAAGAGCTGCTGTgttaagagtgagtgtagagTCAGCGCTGCAATGCTTAACTACCAGACAATAAGTGCCTCATATTTGTCGTATAGAAGGACAATTTGTCGTATAGAAGGACAACTCACGAAAGCTGGCCCACTACCACTAAGTCCCGTAACTGCATCCATGTGCTTTTCTGGCATTTCCTCACAAATGCCAAATGTTGAGACAATGTTTTGGATGATCTCTCCATCAACTGGAAGCGTATTGGCGCCTCTGGCAAAAACAGTTGCTCCACATTGCACCAGGGCTGGTGTGTTTGGCATCATTCTCACCACCCGGCTACCAGCTGGCAGCTCCtacaaatattttcaaacaaaTATAGCCTTGAATACTTGTACATCTTGACAGATGAGAGGGAACAGGctacacaactccaaatgaacATGAGAGGGTACGGGCTACATAATAAATAAGGGTAAATCATAGGAGACGGGCTACACAGCTCCTAAGGGTAAATTATAGGAAACGGGCTACACAACTCCTAAGGGTAAATCATAGGAGACGGGCTACACAACTCCTAAGGGTAAATCATAGGAGACGAGCTATGCAACTCCTAAGGGTAAATCATAGGAGACGGGCTACACAACTCCTAATGGTAAATTATAGGAGACGGACTACTCAACTCCTAAGGGTAAATGAGAGTTGACACGTTACAGAACTGTTAAGGTTAGATGAAAGAGAACAAGTCACACGAATAGAGTGAATGGCGGATGCGGCCTACAATGCATTTATGGATGACGCAATCCTTAGAAAGGGGACATATAAACAATGGGAGACCAAGTGGAAATAGATGGATGATGCAAGCTTCATAAAGATAAATGGGTAATGCGAGACTCCAATAGGTAAGTACGCAATAGCCAATAGTCGCCGTAGGAATAGATGAACCATACAGATGTCACAAGGGATGAACCATACAGATGTCACAAGGGATGAACCATACAGATGTCACAAGGGATGAACCATACAGATGTCACAAGGGATGAACCATACAGATGTCACAAGGGATGAACCATACATATGTCACAAGGGATGAACTATACAGATGTCACAAGGGATGAACCATACAGATGTCACAAGGGATGAACCATACAGATGTCACAAGGGATGAACCATACAGATGTCACAAGGGATGAACCATACAGATGTCACAAGGGACGAACCATACAGATGTCACAAGGGACGAACCATACAGATGTCACAAGGGATGAACCATACAGATGTCACAAGGGATGAACCATACAGATGTCACAAGGGATGAACCATTCAGATGTCACAAGGGATGAACCATACAGATGTCACAAGGGATGAACCATACAGATGTCACAAGGGACGAACCATACAGATGTCACAAGGGATGAACCATACAGATGTCACAAGGGATGAACCATACAGATGTCACAAGGGATGAACAATACAGATGTCACAAGGGATGAACCATACAGATGTCACAAGAGTAGATAGGCCATCACAGTACTAGACAGGCAAAGCAGTccaaatagaaaaatatagaCCGCGCAATGTACAAAGTAGACATTTTGTCGCGAGCTCCACAAATGATTAAAGAAAGGTCAATGCCAGGACAAAACTATCACCATGGTAATAGTCACAATAACAAGCTACTTTGCTCCGTGATTAATTGACTAGGTTAGCATAGTGAATTAAGACGGAGTGATGGGGTTTCACTGTCAATGCAGCCCAGTGAAAACTGAAGAAAACCTATGTCCGCTTAATATGGCTGATAGAATAGGAATAGCCGACACAATGAAAATTTTACTTCCGAAACATTCAGACAACCTTAATGTTTGCAATTTAACTGGTTAAGAAAACTTTGGGCAGATCCTTTTTGGCAGTCCTAATAGCAAGAAATAAAAGTGCGGCAAATGATCAGCTTACTCGGAGTAGTAGCTTTGAGATATCAGGGACACATTGGTTTAAACAGACTATCGACAAGCACACTAAGTATGACTAAACTTGTAATATTTATGTAGCAATAACTGTTTCAATGAATGTCAAAACCATTATGAGGTTCGCAATGAAAATCTCATTACTGGAATGCCTTTAATACGGAATGTTTGTAAGCCGCAGTAGTGTGTAGGCAAAATATCAGTATGCCGAGTTGGGAAAATTTTAGCAGAAGGTAAATCCCAAAGAGCTATATGTTTGATAGATAATTTGTTTATGtttatcaaatttaaaaaaggtgGTGAACATCGCCATCGGATTCGACAAAAAATTGGTCTTgctatttttttttaaattgtacacTAAAGGTGGGACATAGCAGCCGACGATGAATGAAAATAGAGTAGTGGTAcataatgacttggttacaaTGAATATTTCATTCAAAGCtacaggttgacttgcaaaaaacttcacattacagttatttggtatcaaaaagttcaccgtgtcttactctgctgtgttgcagatgcaaaatatggagaaatgtgattacaatgttcttaaaagctcaaaaacgaacagttaatcgcagccatcacgaaaacaccgtaggttggaatccctctccaaaacggcttcaatgggacgtagttgaacacgatgtgcttctgtttacactttcatgcaacctcatcagtcgaaatattttcacaaatatacttcatgcattcaatagaaccatgtctattgtccttacgcgtctatttcatcatcattgtaatgctgtcactttgagacctgatatctcaaaacctagcctaaaaattagtttaattttttaaccttagctcgaaggagtacatatcatcttctgataaacatgaggagactgctggtcacctgtgatagttgaaaaatgctacagaaattgttcacgccatatggcaggaagtatgggtcacatgatcaaattacgactagatgattagaccaagccgaaacgaaactgtaaagtagcaagcctctatatttgataagggctttctggtaaaacccgaagtgtttgtcataaactagtgctacaagacgttttatattgagctttttattggcttttcaattcacgtgataacatcacgtgtcaaagcaataaccacatcgagttgagtacgtcatcaaaataaagggactccaacctacggcgttttcatgatggctgcgattaactgttcgttttttagcttttaagagcttgtaatcacatttccacatattttgcacctacaacacagcagagtaagacatggtgaaccttttggtacaagataactgtaatgtaaattttgttgcaagtcaatctttaaaatACACTAATTGCTCACTTCCTTTATACCTGCTGCAGTGTTGCAATGCTAATCCCAGCAGCGATAGACACTACCAAATGGTCTTTATTGATCGTTGGGTAGACATCTCGAAGGATCTTGCGTACCATGTTGGGCTTTACCGCTAGTACTAATATCTCCATGTTCTCCGCTAAGGTTCTGTTGCATTGCGTGGTCTTAGCGCCCATTTCCTAAAGCACCACATCCCTAGTTATGACACTTACACTAACAGTTATAACTAGTTACACTAGTTAATAACTGGTCAGAATGTGTCACTTCAGGCTTAATGATCAATCCTGACTCTTTCTATTCTATTAGAAGACAGTATCTACACTTCTCTAGCTAGTAGATACGAACAACAACTAACCAGCTGCCAAACCATTCTATCAAAAGTTATATCTTTATGTGATTCTCAATAGGCTTCCTATGTAAGAAACCAGCCGTGAAGCGAGCATGATCGTTAGGGATTCTGTGTGTTTATATAGGGAAAAACGCAAGACATACTTATTGAGTTagaaccaacaaatatcaaCATTTACCGTAGCTTTTCTTTCAACTAGTAAGTACTGCAGTAGCTCTTTTAGACAAGAAAACAGTAGTCACTCACATCCCACTTAGATAGGATTCTACCATCCGTGTCACTGGCCATTATCTGCTCGCCTTTCATCAGCCCTGTAGTATGCATAGTTTTCTATAGcactgatttttaataatttcGTAATCAAGCACACTGATACGTAATCAATTAAGTAGACAGTCTGTCATCAATTGGTAACCAAACACACTGAGCCACCCATCTCATGCTGGTTGCTGACTGTATGGATGATTTGGTGAAAGCAAAAGACAGAGCCATGAGCAAGCCGATATCATCAGTAGGTTCAACTAAGACCATAAGTCCTATAATGGAAAGCTTGTTCAATAACATCCTAGTGATCAGCTATCCACCTACCTGACCGTAGAATACCTCTAGCCATAGCTTGGGCCATCTTCCCAGCTCCGATGAAACCAAGCATGGTTTAGTCTCTCGCTAGCACACGCTGAAGTGTCACCAATGCTACTTATCACGTGAGTGTCCTAGGCCAGCTGAAACGCAATTAATCATAATCCATTAATTAATGATGCAATTAATCATAATTGCATCATTTCCTCCAGACCACATTTTAATTGCCATAGAAACAGAAGCAAACCATAATGCTAAAGATTGAGAGAGAAGGAAACCTAGAAGTCCTGTGTAGCCTATGCACATACTATAGACAAAGTAATTAAGTTCTTGCATAATAATGCAATCCAATCTCAACTTTTATAGCGGCACCACCAAAAATATTAGCAGCGTAAACCAGGTTCTTGCCAGCATTAAATATTTCACTCTTGATGCCTCAATGAGGCCTAAATTCCTGACTCATACAAGATTCTGCAAATCAATACTAGAGTATGTGGCCAGCTATGGAAGCCTGCTGACAAAATCACCAATGAAGCCATAGAGCCACATTAAAGACAGACGTGCCGCGACAGATGTTTTCTCGTACCTTGAGCTCAATACTCTTAGAGTGAGCAGAAAAAATAAGCTAAAAGCTCTTTGTAGATGAGAAAACGttcataaaaaaaaacaaacgttAACCTCTCATATCTGTTTATGATGAATAGAAAGGTAACTGGACTTTTGGGCGACAGTcactagggcgacagacacttaggcgacacttttggtttgaaaggcgacaacttcagacggaaaggcGACACGGCAGACAAACCGGCGACAATTCTAGACTCAAAGGCGACaaattggtttgctgtttggttgaaggcAAGGTAAGGTAATAATGtactgacaaactatgagatGCTGTCGTTGTGTGCTATGCttacgtatatttttgaaacGTAGCCTTGAAAGTGTTATTGTTCTTTTGCAGACCTTTTGTATAAATCGAAATtgcaacatgtatttttaaacgccattggtgggattgggatttctctgattatgctagcccagacaattaacaaaatattaaagtttttttttaaatgcatctagcttattcaattaaaacaccaaaacttgtttttgtatcagcatgtttgttcaaaactgttcgaaaagtcacgttctcggctgaattgtcgacaatcttgtctctgattattgaaactttagagttatcccttctctgattgttgaaaccttagagttatcttacctcgagaagaaatagttttatggtttcgattgtcaaaattcacagtagctgggagaagagtttgctctttgtgtgagatgaaaagacaattccctattattgtaatttctcatttacttgtggaaataatgatttccttatccttgtttctttacaattatgaaaataattcaatgtcattataatgcagactcaataggctaaattgcggttcacactgatctatgtttgttgagattttatttgagtatgaagaatgaaggctttttctgacaggtgtctaagatatatccatattttactaacttctgcagcttgttgcaagaagactaaacagcatcacagaaagcttatggagaaatgatccattctaaagcatagaaatcaactggtcctgatgccatgttaccctagagtcacttgagatatttgaccGAATTACCCTTGTTACAGATCTCGATGGCACACACAAcctgtagtttgagacaatgaggagtgatcaacacctcaaagacctttgtgatatatactcagttgcaggttaatgctgccatgtaccacatcatatactatattttgcattttaacacgcactatgaatcttttttatatgcGACTATTTTAACAAAGGACAGTTTTCAGAAAAGATGggaagatattacatagacagccattggcttgaactttaataacaactttattaaatagtggtgtagggaatttcctgcaattatttttgtgtatgattggaagTGCAAATGCATTCGAGCACCTGCGAGTCACTGTGTACaattatactcctgtaattcaaattatcttttcatgtaagttttagaattagtagaaagtaatattcagttgccaatttataaccgtgaacctgatctcgtcattctagataggaaagagaagttctatcgctagatgggtttatctacatagtatcaatcagtataaagtcattgtaaaaaaaatgctgcaaacttgatatacgtatttttgaagttatatatgataaaaatcagctttactatttgtataaatataccaaaaagcaaatttattaaaatgtataaagctaaactcatatgtatgtatttattttcatactgcaattagaacaagaatatacattaatttgaaagctactactgagggtcctaatacatgatacatgagccaaaggtggtataatgactcatcaacagcgGTATGCTAGTGACTCAAGAACGCATCGCTTCAAAGGCGTTGAAAAAGTTGGTACctctatgatgtcataaattagGTGGTAAGGAATTTCCGACtcttgccacactgataagcaaCTTGCCAGTTTTTCCAAGCATTCAAGGAAGGAAGTGAAAACGAAAATAGTGACTGGCTAAATGACTTCTGAGCGTGTTGACAGACTCTAAagttaaatttgtggaaaaggatgaacagaagaatagttgggcgattaaagacagattaatctcagcagttttttaaaataacaactatctcaattaaataaatatttggtacattcattaatacaatatgaaacTACTGTGCgtaaaagaataatgtaatcagattaatgaggatataagcaggtaatagatgccAAGGAAATAAGGTGGAGCAATGCGTACAAAGTATGCTAATGCAAGATTTCCGATctgggcatcaataaagttggtgtcttgttagtgttcactgctaattcacaacaacataacaggccatagcaggacttaatattttgaattaatcctgccctcagaattgtcgcctcaatgtccagaattgtcgcctgtttgtccgctgtgtcgcccttccgtctgaagttgtcgcctttcgaaccgaaagtgtcgcctaagtgtctgtcgccctattgaCTGTCGCCCAACCGTCCATAATTCAATAGAAAATAGCCCATTAAACACAATCGCCTTGACCTGGCGGCAACTAAAGATCAACCGATAGACTACCTGTTTAAGCCCTTTCTCATTAATAATTTCGTTGGCTCATGCAGTTTTCCAACAACAGCAAGTTAGCCACACTGATGCACATTCCTTAATAACCATAAACATCTACATCGTATGTGACTTTCATATAGCCCCGTAGGCATTTTTCCATTATTAGTGTTCTAATCTCTTGATGTAAGAACAGAAGAATCATAGTGATGCATTGCATACAATCGCTGCACCGCCAAATAAAAAGCTATAACCATATTCACAGACCTACTATAccataaaatcataaaataaataGATCTAATTATTATCTAAAGATGGGAAATAACATTTACTGTAATCCGAATTGTGCTATTTTAATAACACAGTCGTTACCTTGCCTGGTGTTAGCATAAAAATTAGAGAAAGGTATCTAACTAATAACCCGTTCCAAGGACAAACAAACTAATCACGAGCTGAACACATGCTGCTTTATCGACGTTTGGACTTTCCGGTACTCACGATGAAAGGGCGTGCTCAATCACCGTCCAACAGTTTTGTCTCAGGCGAAGTTACCAAGACGCCATTATgctattatttatttgttattatcaGGTCTATGAAATGTAACTAAGCttcgaaaaataaaaatgattaaccTACTGTTTAGCGATGATTACTAAAAAATACTTgttttacatataaattaatttaaaaaattgtttaaaaaattatttacaaaagatAATGTGAAATATTTTTCGAACGATGAAAAGTAGGCAAGGAATTTTCCAGTGCCATAGAAAAGCGTCAATATGGCTGTTTATGAATGCGATGTATGCGCAGGCTTCTGCAGTATGTCAACTTTGTGGCTCACAAGGTCAGCTTGGTTGCTATTGTGATTACATTTTAATACGTTTTTTGTTAAGTTAATAATTTCACTAATCTATTTCGTTACATAAAAAGTCAACTAACTAACACAAGGTTTTGCAGTCTTCCATACATCTTGCTTGTACATTGCAGTGTACATTTTAAATTCTTATAGTAAACAAAAAGTCTAAGTATGTCGATTTATTATTTTAGTACattgttttattgctattattgcAAATGTTACTGGCATCATTACAGCAATAACTGTAGATTTTTTGCatctaattaatttttattctcACTAAACACTACTGCTTCGCTAATTTGGTCGCCAATTTCTTCTATTGATCGGTTAAATAGGTAGTTACTGGTTCATTTTTAGAACAATACAGCAAATTTTCATTTGTCCATTAAACAGAATAAATGCTAAGTAAAACCACTTCATTACACATTTTTGAGTGATAAAAACCTGAAGTGAAAGGAACTTTACGGtccctgattttaaaaatactatcaagCACCACAACACTCGACAGAAAGCAGGTCTGTTTGTGCCAACAATCCGGACAAATgcgttttttaattctttttggccgagaacaactcgagacctgagaggtttttagtaaagaatttttgtaataaaagagttcCCACACATTTCC
Above is a window of Watersipora subatra chromosome 3, tzWatSuba1.1, whole genome shotgun sequence DNA encoding:
- the LOC137390146 gene encoding pyrroline-5-carboxylate reductase 3-like isoform X1, whose protein sequence is MLGFIGAGKMAQAMARGILRSGLMKGEQIMASDTDGRILSKWDEMGAKTTQCNRTLAENMEILVLAVKPNMVRKILRDVYPTINKDHLVVSIAAGISIATLQQELPAGSRVVRMMPNTPALVQCGATVFARGANTLPVDGEIIQNIVSTFGICEEMPEKHMDAVTGLSGSGPAFMFMALEALTDGGVKMGLSRESASRLAAQTMIGSAKMVMDTRTHPGELKDSVCSPSGSTISGVFELENAGFRSALLNAVQSASKRAYEIGLTENYDTAIEASRDQMAFPKSRVNHFEQAEPCRMSHRHKKGRRNQQK
- the LOC137390146 gene encoding pyrroline-5-carboxylate reductase 2-like isoform X2, with product MGAKTTQCNRTLAENMEILVLAVKPNMVRKILRDVYPTINKDHLVVSIAAGISIATLQQELPAGSRVVRMMPNTPALVQCGATVFARGANTLPVDGEIIQNIVSTFGICEEMPEKHMDAVTGLSGSGPAFMFMALEALTDGGVKMGLSRESASRLAAQTMIGSAKMVMDTRTHPGELKDSVCSPSGSTISGVFELENAGFRSALLNAVQSASKRAYEIGLTENYDTAIEASRDQMAFPKSRVNHFEQAEPCRMSHRHKKGRRNQQK